One Desulfonatronovibrio magnus genomic window, CGTCATCGAGGTTGAAGAATCTTCTCGCCAGATCAATGAATTTTTCTGCAGATCCTTCTTCTCTTGATCTTCTCTTGAGAAACACTATAGGTGCATGATACAGTTTTTTGACTAAGGACTGGCTAAGCTGCTCCATGGCAGCCCTGGTTTGCTCATCCACATCAGGCCCAAGGCTGCGTAAAGATTTTTTGAGCTCTTTGCGGGCAATACTTTCACCATGGTTGAGCATGTCCACAATGGTGGGACTCAGGTCCAGAGATTGAAGCCATTGTTCAAACTTGTCAGCTTCCTCTTTTACAATATCCATGGCCCTAGCTGCCTCTTCTCTTCTGCCGGCCAGGTTTTCCTCCACCACTTCTCTGAGATCGTCAATATCGTAGAGATAGACACTGTCGAGTGAATTGACATCGGGATCAATATCTCTGGGTACGGCAATATCAATAAAAAACATTGGTCTGTGCCGTCTCTGCCTGAGAATGTTTTTGATCTGCGACGCATTGATGATAGTGCTTTGAGCTCCGGTAGAACTGATTACAATGTCTACCCTGTGCAGGTTGTCCAGCATTTTTTCCATGCACATGGATTCGCCTTGAAATTTGTCAGCAAGTTCCCTTGCTCTTTCAGGTGTTCTGTTGGCCACCATTATTGTTTTCAGGCCGCTGTTGAGCAGGTGCATGGCGGCAAGTTCTGCCATTTCACCAGCTCCAATGAGCATGGCAGACTGATCCTGCAGTTCTCCAAAAATTTTTTTGGCCAGTTCTACTGCAGCATAGCTGATGGAGACAGCACTGGATGAAACTGCTGTTTCCGTTCGAATACGTTTGGCTGCAGAAAAAGATTTGTGCAGCAGACGGTTGACAATCACCCCTGCAGATTTTTCTTTTACTGCTTTGCGGTAAGCGTCTTTCAGCTGGCCCAGGATTTGAGGTTCGCCAAGAACCATGGAGTCTAAGCTGGAAGCTACGCTGAACAGATGATGGACTGCATTTTGTCCCTCATGTACGTAGATATGATCTCTCAGCACATCCTGGCTTTGTCCGCAATAGTTGGACCAGGTGGCAAGAACTCTGGTCTGAACCTCTTCCCTGTCATGGTTGCCGACGCAGAGCACCTCAACTCTGTTACAGGTGGATAGAATGAGAGCTTCTCCCACTGGACCTTGACTGTTTATGAGTGCCTGCTCTCTGGGATTGAAACCTGACAGGGCGTACTTTTCCCTGATCTCAACGTCAGCTGTTTTGTGGTTGAGTCCAAAAAGGTATATTCTTTGTTCCATTACGGCCTTAAGCTGTGATGTGTTTCCGTAAAAAAGTTGATGCCAACAAATGAGGCAAGGGAGAGAATGAAAATAATGATGGCCATTTGAGCTGTTCTTTTGCCACGCCAGGCACCGGATATCCTGCGATGAAAAAGCCAGGCAAATACAAACCAGATAACCATGGTAATGATCTCTTTGGGATCCCAGGTGAAGATGGTTTTCCATGTGAAGGCAGCCCAGATAAAGCCTGATAATACTCCCACAGTATAAAGAGGAAATCCGGCAATGACAGCTATATGATTTGCCTTGTCAAAGCTTTGCAGTGAGGGAATATCTTTGGATACGCTGCTCAGTTTGGTCTTGGTTTTTATTTTCCTGTCAAGATACAAATAAGATATGCCTGCGCCAAAAGCCATGGCCAGCAGGGCCATGCTCATAAACAAAGATCCGATATGCAGGCTGAACCATAACCCCTGCAACAGACCGGGAACGGGCAGTGTGGTGGGTGAAATGGCAAGAGAACCGGTGAAAATGAGCAGAGCAAGTGGCGCTGCAGTGATGGAGAGAAATTTTAGTTTAAGTTTCCACCACACAAAAAAATAACAGAGCAAAAAGCACCAGGCCAGAAGGCTGATATAAAACTGATTATGGGTCAGGACCTGACCCAGGCCCAGTGCATACTTGAGAACAAGGTCCAGAGTATGCAGTCCAAAGCCTGCAGCAGTAACAATAACCGCCCAGTCCTGGGTTTTCTTGCGGGAATAAATAAGACCCAGCAAAAATGACAATGCTCCAGTCAGGTAAAGAAGGGCAATGAAAAAGTCTAAAATTCTAAATGAGATCATTGACTACACCTTGTACCTCGTTATGTGTGTCTGATGGCAGGATTTGCTGTAAAAGCTCTGCAAGCTGCCGACTTTTGCCCTGTTTCAGAAGGGGTAATGCCTCTGAATCAACAATTGCCCGGAAATACTCTCGGTTTTTTTTCTGAGGCAAATCAAGGGGCAGGATGATTTTCCTAACTGCTGCAAGCAGTTCGGTCAAGAGGGCGTATTCCGGTCCGTAGATGTCACTTAAGTCCTGCTTTATTCTTGCGGTCAGGGCCGGACTGCATCCGCAAGTGGAAACAGCAATAATCAGGTCTTGCCTGGAAAAGACACCGGGTAAAATAAAGTCACCCTGATCAGGAGTTTCCGCTACATTGCACAGAATGTTTTTTTCCTGACAGGCCCGGGCTACCTTTTCGTTTACTTCAGGATCATTGGTACAGGCAAAAACCAGGCTGCAACCCTCAAGATGAGTAACATTAAATGATTCTTTAAGGTGCGTCAGTCTGGAGTCCTGATCCTGGATGTCGAGTGAGTCAGTGAAAGGGTCAATAACGATGACTTTCTCTGGAGAACACGACATGAGAGTTTTGATCTTTCTCAGCCCAACACTGCCCGCACCCACAATTAAACAGGTTTTGTCAGATATATTTAGAAAAATCGGAAAATAGCGCATGTCTGTTAAACCTTCTGTATTAATGACTTACTGCTTCAATCCTGTACCAAAAAACAAGATTTTTTTACAGCAATAATGCACAAGATCCAAACTCTTCAGCCTTCAACTTTCAACTTCCAGCTATGATCTTTCAGCCTTCAGCTATAAGCTTTGAGCTATAAGCCTTCAGCCTTCAGCCTTCAGCCTTCAGCCTGAAAAATCCTGTTATCGCAACAACTTAACGATTCTTGTGTAAGTTGGGTTGTATGTTGTTCCTGTATTCTGTCATAAACCGGCACAGGCAAGTCATGGTTGCCCACTTTGGAGTCTTGAGATAAGCTTGCCGTCTTCAGGGGGAACATTGAATACCAACACTCTCATTATACAACTGGCCCGCCTTGGTGATTTATTGCAGACCAGTCGGCTTGTAAAGTCTTTGCAGCAGCATTCCCGGGTCCATCTCTGTATTGATAAATCTTTGGCAGCTCTAACTGAGCTTGTTTATCCGGGAGTTGAGATTCATGCCTTGCATGCCCATGGTTCCGGTAAGATGAGCTCTGCTGAGATTATGCGCCACAACCTGCAAGTCAAGAGTAAATTATCAGCCACCAACTATGAACTGGTTGTAAACCTTAATTATTCAGGGATGAATTTTGCCCTGTCCAGGCTTTTCTCTCCCGAAAAAGTGCGTGGGTATATTAATTATGATGGTCAGGAAGCAAGACATCAATGGACCAAGCTTTTTTTCAGACTTTGTGCCCACAGACGTCTGAGCAGCATTAACCTTATGGATTTCTGGGGGCTATACGCTCCAAACCCTTTGTCACCCGCCAAAGTCAATCCTCTGGCTTCAGACCAGGGTAGCGGGATAGGGGTTGTCATGGCCGGACGTGATTCCAGAAGATCAGTACCTTTAACGACCCTGGCGGGACTGACCAGGGCAGTCCGTGATAAATGCAGAGGCAAAAAAATTTATCTTCTGGGCAGCAGTGCTGAAATGGCTCATGCCAGAAAATTTCAACAGGAAATCAGTTCGACTTTGCATAGTGATGTGGTTAACCTTGTGGGCAGGACATCGCTTTTAGATTTGGCTGAGGTTATTAAATCTTTAGAAATTGTGCTGACTCCGGATACCGGAACCATGCATCTCGCTGCCCACTCAGGGACAAAAGTACTGGCGTTTTTTCTATCATCAGCTTGTTGTTTTGAGACCGGACCATATGGCACAGGACATGAAGTTTTTCAAGCAATGCCCTCCTGTGCGCCCTGTGTGGAGTCCCGAAAATGTAAGTTTGACCTTGTCTGTCATGATATTCTTGGCAGTAGAAAAACTTTTCAGGCTATTCTTGGTAAAGAGGTCAAGGGTGATCATCAGGGCATCTTATATGAATCTCGTGTAGATGATCTTGGAGTAAATTATACCCCGGTTTGCGGCATTGATCAGTACGCAGAAAAAAGGGCTCAATTGCGAGAATTAATACGCAGGCAAGTGGGGCTTAAGGCATGTTCAGTTGATATTGCTGAAGAAACAGCCCGGATTTTCTTTCATGAAAACCAGTGGATGCTCTAAGCCTGGCCATTAACAAATAACAAATAACAGATAACAAATAACAAATAACAAATAACTTTTAACTCTCAAGACAGTAAATTCACATGATAAAGGATAACTTTGGCAGGACTATAAGCTATCTGCGATTGAGTGTCACCGACAGATGCAATCTGCGCTGTTTTTATTGCAGGCCTTGTCAGTCAAGGTTTATGCCTCATGAGACAATTCTGTCTTATGAAGAGATGATTTATCTTCTGAGCATTTTTTCAGAAATGGATGTACAAAAGGTCAGGTTGACCGGTGGGGAACCTTTTGTCCGCAAGGATATTCTGTATTTTCTTAACAGGGTGAAAACCACTTTGCCTGATCTTGACATGCGTTTGACCACCAATGCGACATTGATAGCAGGCAAGATCAGAGCCCTTAAGGATATTGGAATAAAGGGGCTCAATATATCATTAGACAGCCTGGACCGTCATAAATATCAGCGCATAACCGGCATGGACTGTCTTGATAATGTCATGGCCAGCATAAGGCGCTGTCTTAATTTTGGCATACGGGTCAAAATAAATGTGGTGGCTCTTAAGGGCGTTAATGACGATGAATTGTCTGATTTTGTAAATATGGCCATGGAGCTTCCTGTTGATATTCGTTTTATTGAATTCATGCCCATAGGTCATAAAACTCTCTGGCAGAAGGAACATTTCTGGTCTGCCGATGATATTGTAAGTGAAGTGCAAAATATGGTTGAAATTGTGCCTGCGCCTTTCAGCAGCTTGAATCATGGGCCTGCAGCTGTCTATGACCTGGTTGAAGGGCAGGGCAGGATAGGGGTGATATCTCCTCTTAGCAATCATTTCTGCGGAACCTGCAACAGGTTCAGGATAACTGCAGATGGCAGGCTTAGAACCTGTCTTTTTTCAGACAATGACTTCAGACTGCTTCCTTTGTTACGGTCAAAAAAAATAAGTAAAGAAAGGGTGCGCATAGTACTGGAAAGAGCTGGATTGCAAAAACCAATGGGGCATGAAATAATGGGGGCGCGTGGGAGTTCAGAAAAAAGCATATGCAGTAGAATTATGTCTTCTATAGGCGGTTGAGCAACAATGCTTAAAGTTGAAATAGATTTGCAGTCCATCAGGGATAATTATCAGATACTGGCGCGTGCTGCAGGGGTTGATTTGATGCCTGTAGTCAAGGCAGACGCTTATGGTCATGGTATGGAGCAGGTAGCCATGGCCCTTTGGAAGCAGGGTGCAAGATACTTTGCAGTGGGGCCTGTTTTTGAAGGCCTGATTTTAAGGTCTGTGCTGCCGGAGGCTGGAATTTTTTCTCTTATGGGGCCCCTGAATGACAATGATGTTCTTATAATCAGACAGAAAAATATCATTCCTTTCATTCATTCCTGGGAACAACTTCAACTTTTATCAAATATGGATCCTCATGGATCTCCTTTGCCTGTGGGATTGAAGTTTGATACAGGAATGAACAGGCTGGGTTTTAAATGTGATCAGGTGGGTCTGTTGATTGATTTTTTGCAAAACAATCCCAAAGTAAACCTGACAATTATTTCATCTCATCTTGCCCTTGCAGATGACCCATTGATGAATCATCAGGTGATTGAGCAGTGGAAGTGCATGCAGGAGGTTTCAGATTTTTTTAATCAGGCAGGTTTCATTCATCAGAAAACCATGGCCAACTCAGCTGCCATTCTCAATGTACCTGAAACCATAGGCGATATAGCAAGGCCGGGCATTGCCCTGTACGGAGGCAATCCATTTACCGGAACCTGCTGTGAGGGAAAAGGAGACTGCCTTAAGCAGGCCATGCGGGTCAAGGCGCCGGTTTTATCCGTCAGTAATCTGCTTAGAGGTGAGGGGATAAGTTACGGACTAACTTTTGTGGCCCCCAGAAATATGCGGGTGGCAATTATTGGGTGTGGGTATGCGGACAATTATTCCAGAAGTCTGTCCAATAAGTCGTGGATGATTTTTAAAGGACATATGCTGCCGGTTCTGGGCCGGGTCTGTATGCAGATGAGTGCGGTGGATGTCTCCCATGTTCCGGATATCAGCCCTGAAGACGAAGTTTTTGTGCTTGGAGGAGATGAACTGGGTGAGATAAGTGTTCATCAGCTGGCATTCTGGTGGAATACCATTTCTTATGAGGTGTTTTGTCTTCTGGGCAAGAATGAGAAAGTTTTTATCCACTCCTGAAAGGTTTTTACATGTGGATTATACTTTCATTTTTGACAGCTGTTTGCGAAGCCGCCAAAGACGGCCTTTGCAAAAAATCCCTGAAAGATTTTGATGTAATCACCATTGCCTGGGTCTGGAAGGTATTCAGTCTGCCATTTATTTTGCCCCTGCTTTTTTTTACCCATGTTCCTGAAAATCTTCCAGCTGAGTTTTGGGTAGCCCTTATTGTGGGCGGTGGGCTGAATATACTGGCTACTTTGTTATATATCCGGGCCATCAATATGTCGGATTTGTCCATCAGCCTGCCATTACTTAGCTTTACCCCTGTTTTTCTGCTCTTTACTTCGCCGATTATGGTAGGGGATGTTCCTGCATTGCCAGGATATCTGGGAGTTTTTCTGATTTTTGTCGGTTCTTACCTTCTTGGTATTGGACATAGAAAAACAATATTCAGTCCTTTAAAGGCAATTACGCGCGAACCCGGAGCCAGGCTCATGCTGGGTGTGGCATTTATATGGAGCATCGCAGCTAATATGGATAAAATCGGGGTAATGTCCAGTTCTCCTTTTTTCTGGGCTGTATGCGTGCAGAGCTTTATTTCTCTTGGGCTGACTGTAGTACTTCTGATTAACAGACAATCATTGCGGGGCAAGCTGTCAGGGAACTATCCACTTCTTCTTTTGATTGGCTTTTTCACTGGAGCTGGCTTTGTCTGTCAGATGACAGCTATTAAAATCGGTCTTGTTCCTTATGTTATTGCCATTAAACGCACCAGTATCATTATGGGGGTTTTAATTGGAGGACTTTTTTTTATGGAAAAGGATCTGAAAACCAGGGTGGGCGCTGCTGCAGTCATGGTTGCAGGCGTCTTTGTGATTGCTTTTTATTGATTTTTGCCGTGGATTAGCGATTTATCCTGGAGCACCCGAGATCGAAAGTGTATGTAACTTACGCCCCTCGTGCCCGGGCTCCAGTCTGAAAAAAGTAGAATTGTCCAGTACGCCTTTGAACCTTTTGAAGGATTGCAGGGAGCTTATATGAAACAGATACTAAAAATTATTTCCTCCATCTATCTGGTAATTATTTTTACGATTATCTCTGTTCTAACTCTGATTTTTTATCGTGACCCTAAAAAGAGGCTGGATCGGATCAGTCGCAATACAGCCATGTTCAGTCCGATTCTACTATGGATTATGGGTGTGCAGGTTAGAATCAAAGATCACAGTAATGGCCGGGCTTTTCAGGGAAAAACCATGGTCGTGGCCAATCATCTGTCTTATCTTGATGTATTCATTCTGGCAGCTTTGAGGCCTACCTTGTTTATTTCTTCCGTGGAACTTTCAAGAACTTTTTTTATGGGCCATATATCCAAGCTGGGGGGGACAGTATTTGTGGAAAGAAGAAAGTACACTCAGCTCAGGCAGGAAATAGATAAAATTGCAGCTGTACTGGACCATGGTTTTTTTATGGGCCTGTTTCCTGAAGCCAGAACATCTGATGGAACATCTGTCCTGCCGTTCAAAGGAGCCCTTTTTGAAGCTGCCATAAGGTCAGATGCCGATGTTGTTCCTGCGTGTTTCAAATACCGCAGGCTTGAGGGTAAACCTCTGACAGCCGAGAACAAAAGTATAGTTGTATATCACAATATCAAGTTTGCCCCTCACATCATTAATCTTTTCAAGTACAATAAAATTGAGGTGGATTTAGAACTTTTTGACCGGGTTCCTACTGTTGGGAAAACCAGGAAGAAACTGGTGTCGCAGACCTACAGTACTGTTTTAGAGTGTTATGGAAAAGGATTTGCCGACAGATAAACTCGTCAGGGGGCAAACAGCTTCTCCCTGTCGAGCTTTGTACTCTAATGCGGGGTGTACCCGCAACCCCAAAAAAGAAATTTTAACCGCCCGTTCGCCCCTGTTGAATGGCTGCGCCTACACTTCGTGTATTCAACTGGGTAAAAAGACTCACTCAAGACGCCCAGTTAAACCCTGCTGCGCAGGAACGCTTTCAGCGTTGTTAAACCGGGCAGGCAAAGGGCGCAAAGGAAGAAAGAAGTTTTTTCATTTGCCGGGGAACCCAGTTAAACCCGCCCAGTTAAATGGCGGATATTAAACCGGGTAAATCTGCGACGGTGACTTCGTCTGTTTAACAAGGCAGGCGGCAAATGAAAAGGCAGCCTTTTTGAAAACCGATGCCCGGTTTTCAAAAATATATCTTCCTTATTTTCTTTAACTTTGAGTCCTTTGCCTGCCCAGTTGGATTGCTCGAAGAGCAAGCCCGAAGGCCATTCAACCGGGGCGCCTTTGCGGTTCAAATTCTCTTTTTTTTATGACAGAGTTTCAGGAGTAAGTTACTAAAAAGGCCTGACAGATGTTGACCTCAGCTGGATTATACCTTTATTTTTTTCAATCAGCAAAATCCGGTCAATCCTCAACAGGTGCTTACGCAAGTATTTACCTGGCCTGCTAAACAACCCACATATCATCATCGTCTCCGGAATCGTGATGATATTTTTTGCTCTCTCTTTTGCGGATAATCTCCAAGGCACCCTGAACCTCGCTTATGGCTCTGAGAATTTTTTGCTTGAGCTGATCATCAATGGTTTCATCCTCTTTAAGACTCAAGTGCAGGCTTTGCTCAGCCTTTTTTAAATGCAGTCTTTTATCACTCATGTTTACTCCTTTATTACAGTTTTGTCCTCAGGAACAGCAAGCATTTAAACAATCCGACAACATATGTGGCAAAAAAGGCAGTCCCAGTGCCACATCCAAAGCGTTACACAGGCACCAGGAAATCATTTAGAGCCCAACCTGACGATCCCTTTTTCAGTTGGGTTGCGGGCACAGCCCGCATGAGCGTTACAATATGATAAGATTATGCTTAAAAATCATGAATTGCAATACTCAATCTTTCAAGATAGGTACAAGGCTGGACTGTTGGTAACAGCGCAGCGTTTTGCATGTGTCATGTGGACCGTAGCACCTGCCCCCGCAGTAACTTAATCAAGTCATGAATGATGTACCTGCAGAAAGTCGGGAAATAAATTATTCAGGAAAAAATAATCTGCATAAGTATTTGTTGTCATTGATCTCTGACATCTGACCCCTGAAGTCTGACCTCTGAAGTCTGACCTCTGATCTCTGACTTCTGACCCCTGTGACACCAAGAATGACTTTTTGCAGCCCCATCATGAATGTAGTGGTCAGGGAATTATTGCGTAAGTGTCTGCCAACTGATAACTTTTTACTTTTCATTAAATTAATAAAAATTGTATGTATTCTTATCTCATAGGTTTTTTACTAAGTATTGTTTCCGCACCTGAGTTTGTGGTTTTTGTTCTGTTTGAAACGCTGGCCAGGTCGTACAGTTCATTATTTATGGTAATCCTGATTATCAGCACTGGAGGAACCATTGGTTCTTCTTTTATTTATGCTCTTGCAAGGATAATTGGCTATGAAAAGTTTTCCCATTTTCTTAGCACTTATGGAAAGAAGCTTTTGCTCAAGCCATCAGACTTGGAAGATATTGAATATTACTATGACAGATGGGGAAACTATATTATTTTTTTTGGCCGCTGGCTGCCTACTTTCAGGAGTTTAGTGTCGGTTCCAGCCGGCCTTTCCAAGATGAAAGCCGGGCACTTTGTGGTGATGACCTTTGCAGGTACTCTTGCCTGGAATACTATTTTATGTTCAATTCTTTATGCGTTTGGAGCATATCTGGAATATCTTGAGGTAGGTCTTGAAGGATATACATGGATCGTGTTCAGCGCCCTGATTTTACTTGGCTCGTATTTCCTGGCCAAAAGGGTAGGTGAAAAGGTGATAGACAAATCTAAGCAGGAAGATAGATAACCGGCTGAATAGATCCTGGCTTGCGCGGGCTGTCCCCAATCGACTTTTTTTAGAATCGAGTTATGCTCCCGAAAGCATGAGACTTGTACTCCGGGATCCGCTTGATTAGTAACCGATATTTTTAAACGTGTTATTTATAAGCAAGTGGGCCTCGGAAAAGCAAGCCCCTCTGTCACATCTAAGGGTCTAAGCCTGCAAAAGAAAAGCCCGTACCACTTTTGCCATTAAATGAGGTACGGGGCTTTTCAGTTTGGCCTTTTCAAGCCGTTTGTGTTGATGGATTGTTGACCAGACTATTTTAATCAGCGAGTCTTGAAGCTGATACCGCCTGAACGAGTTCTGCACTTGAGTTATAGACCATAGTGCTTTCTAAAGCCACAATCTTGGAGACCAAACTTGGGTCCTGCACTATTTGCCGGTTAAGGCGGGACTTCTGGAGAGCCTTTACTTCATCAGCTCGTGACTGTCCTTTTGCGGCATTTTCATTTTGAATTGCACTTGAAGTGTCTAAATTAAAGTTATTTACGCTGCTGATATTCATGTTGTACCTCCTTTGGCCATTAGTTCCATTTGCGAGCTTAATTACTTTATCGGATTGAGGCAGAAAAACTTAAGGCAGAATTTTGTGCCCAGTTCAAAATTTTTTTTGAAAATTCTTATTGCCAGACCGTACATAATGATTATAAATGATATTTCCAACCAATTGACCCATCTTATCTAAAGGGGGCGAAACGGTTTCGACAGGGATGATTGAAGCCGAGGTTGCAGGCCGAGGTGCTGTGGGGACCTCGTTAAACACGCAGCAAACAATTAGTTGCCAAAAACAACGAATACGCAATGGCTGCTTAGATCAGCCACGTTTCCTTTTGCCCATGCCTGATAAGCAATATGGAAGCGACGACACCCCATCAGGCTGCTCGTTTATAGCCCTGTCTCAAGGCGATAAACGTTAAGACAAGTTGAGACTGGCTCTGAAATGCCTGTCTGAGGCTTACTTCATTGCGAGATTTAAAGTCAGACTAAGCCTGTAGAAGCCTTGAGTGGAACATTCTTGGACGCGGGTTCGACTCCCGCCGCCTCCACCAGTCAATGAAAAAAGCACTTTCAAACTCAATTCATTTTTTCAAACTTACAAGTAACTAAAAAAAACTGGCCCCCGGATCAAGTCCGGGGTGACGGTTAAAGCAAACTATTTCTCTTTATCGTCATTCCGGCGAAAGCCGGAATCCAGATTTTTTCTTGTTCCCAGGCTCCAGCCTGGGAACACCTCTTTTTTTGTGGCTTAAGCCACATTTTGAAGAAGCGGCTGGAGCCGCAAGAACAAGACGTCCCCAGACTGAAGCCTGGGAACGAGGGGTATAAGTTACTCACAAGTTCGGTCTCGGGCCGCCCGGGTGAAGAGCTCATAAGTAATTTCAACGTATTGCATGTCCATTGCAGTATGTTAAGGTTTACTATGGTTCATTTATTCTTAATATTTTATGGGGTACGGCTTGGGGTACATTTTGCTTGATAGATATTATGTACCCTGCTGTACCCCATTTTTATTGGAGGTTGTCCACCAGTTTTTGCTGATTGCCATATCATCACCGTAAATAGTACCACTAATGGCAGAATTGGCAGCTGGTCATTGTCAAGCCAGGCTGCGGACCGCCTGCCTTCCAGTGTGGGCAGTCAAAATCCCGCATGTCCTGCATGAGGCAATCGCTTCTGAACTTGACGCATGCGAAGAGACAATCCATGTCCCCCGGAGGGCACAGGGCTTCGCACTGGTCCCGTTTAGCATCACAGGCCCGCAGGATGCTCCTGAACGTTTCGTTGCAGCAGTTGTTGCAGTCGATCAGGTCGGGGCAGCCGTGGACGCAGTCGATGTAGGTGCCAGTGGCGGCATGAAGGTTGGGCGTTGCCATGAACAGTAAGGCCAGGGCCAGGAAGGTGGTCAGGAATAGTTTTTTCATTATCATTTCCCTTGTGGTGCAGACAGTGTAAAAGTGTTGATCAACCAAAAATTCCAGGCAAGCTCCAAAGTACCTCACCGTCCGGAGCGGACCGGCCACACGTGGTAGGTGCGGGTCTTGAGGAAGTTGTATACGGTGCCGTTGTGCATGTTCACAAACCACGCGATGTCCGTGGGGGGCGCGTCGGTCGTACTGGACCAGTAGGGGGAGTACTGGATCCCGGTAAAGGGATGTCCGCCTTGCATTGCATGGGATAAAGCCACAAGTTCATCCATGCTCGGCAGTCGCCATCCGCCAATACCGGAGATGCTGAAAGACTCGCACCTGGACACGGCGTCCTCCCAATTCAATCTGCCGAACGGATCGGCATCCTTGGTCCACATCAGCCTCGTCATCGTATCCGTCACCGTCCCGTCCCCATTGTCCACAAACCTCTGGGCAAAGGCCGACCCTGAAAGGACTAAGGAAATCAGGCAGAGCATCAGGGCCACGGTCACAATAGTCACCCTGG contains:
- a CDS encoding 1-acyl-sn-glycerol-3-phosphate acyltransferase, with translation MKQILKIISSIYLVIIFTIISVLTLIFYRDPKKRLDRISRNTAMFSPILLWIMGVQVRIKDHSNGRAFQGKTMVVANHLSYLDVFILAALRPTLFISSVELSRTFFMGHISKLGGTVFVERRKYTQLRQEIDKIAAVLDHGFFMGLFPEARTSDGTSVLPFKGALFEAAIRSDADVVPACFKYRRLEGKPLTAENKSIVVYHNIKFAPHIINLFKYNKIEVDLELFDRVPTVGKTRKKLVSQTYSTVLECYGKGFADR
- the ccsA gene encoding cytochrome c biogenesis protein CcsA, producing MISFRILDFFIALLYLTGALSFLLGLIYSRKKTQDWAVIVTAAGFGLHTLDLVLKYALGLGQVLTHNQFYISLLAWCFLLCYFFVWWKLKLKFLSITAAPLALLIFTGSLAISPTTLPVPGLLQGLWFSLHIGSLFMSMALLAMAFGAGISYLYLDRKIKTKTKLSSVSKDIPSLQSFDKANHIAVIAGFPLYTVGVLSGFIWAAFTWKTIFTWDPKEIITMVIWFVFAWLFHRRISGAWRGKRTAQMAIIIFILSLASFVGINFFTETHHSLRP
- the moaA gene encoding GTP 3',8-cyclase MoaA — its product is MIKDNFGRTISYLRLSVTDRCNLRCFYCRPCQSRFMPHETILSYEEMIYLLSIFSEMDVQKVRLTGGEPFVRKDILYFLNRVKTTLPDLDMRLTTNATLIAGKIRALKDIGIKGLNISLDSLDRHKYQRITGMDCLDNVMASIRRCLNFGIRVKINVVALKGVNDDELSDFVNMAMELPVDIRFIEFMPIGHKTLWQKEHFWSADDIVSEVQNMVEIVPAPFSSLNHGPAAVYDLVEGQGRIGVISPLSNHFCGTCNRFRITADGRLRTCLFSDNDFRLLPLLRSKKISKERVRIVLERAGLQKPMGHEIMGARGSSEKSICSRIMSSIGG
- a CDS encoding glycosyltransferase family 9 protein, encoding MNTNTLIIQLARLGDLLQTSRLVKSLQQHSRVHLCIDKSLAALTELVYPGVEIHALHAHGSGKMSSAEIMRHNLQVKSKLSATNYELVVNLNYSGMNFALSRLFSPEKVRGYINYDGQEARHQWTKLFFRLCAHRRLSSINLMDFWGLYAPNPLSPAKVNPLASDQGSGIGVVMAGRDSRRSVPLTTLAGLTRAVRDKCRGKKIYLLGSSAEMAHARKFQQEISSTLHSDVVNLVGRTSLLDLAEVIKSLEIVLTPDTGTMHLAAHSGTKVLAFFLSSACCFETGPYGTGHEVFQAMPSCAPCVESRKCKFDLVCHDILGSRKTFQAILGKEVKGDHQGILYESRVDDLGVNYTPVCGIDQYAEKRAQLRELIRRQVGLKACSVDIAEETARIFFHENQWML
- a CDS encoding EamA family transporter, whose amino-acid sequence is MWIILSFLTAVCEAAKDGLCKKSLKDFDVITIAWVWKVFSLPFILPLLFFTHVPENLPAEFWVALIVGGGLNILATLLYIRAINMSDLSISLPLLSFTPVFLLFTSPIMVGDVPALPGYLGVFLIFVGSYLLGIGHRKTIFSPLKAITREPGARLMLGVAFIWSIAANMDKIGVMSSSPFFWAVCVQSFISLGLTVVLLINRQSLRGKLSGNYPLLLLIGFFTGAGFVCQMTAIKIGLVPYVIAIKRTSIIMGVLIGGLFFMEKDLKTRVGAAAVMVAGVFVIAFY
- the alr gene encoding alanine racemase, whose product is MLKVEIDLQSIRDNYQILARAAGVDLMPVVKADAYGHGMEQVAMALWKQGARYFAVGPVFEGLILRSVLPEAGIFSLMGPLNDNDVLIIRQKNIIPFIHSWEQLQLLSNMDPHGSPLPVGLKFDTGMNRLGFKCDQVGLLIDFLQNNPKVNLTIISSHLALADDPLMNHQVIEQWKCMQEVSDFFNQAGFIHQKTMANSAAILNVPETIGDIARPGIALYGGNPFTGTCCEGKGDCLKQAMRVKAPVLSVSNLLRGEGISYGLTFVAPRNMRVAIIGCGYADNYSRSLSNKSWMIFKGHMLPVLGRVCMQMSAVDVSHVPDISPEDEVFVLGGDELGEISVHQLAFWWNTISYEVFCLLGKNEKVFIHS
- a CDS encoding precorrin-2 dehydrogenase/sirohydrochlorin ferrochelatase family protein: MRYFPIFLNISDKTCLIVGAGSVGLRKIKTLMSCSPEKVIVIDPFTDSLDIQDQDSRLTHLKESFNVTHLEGCSLVFACTNDPEVNEKVARACQEKNILCNVAETPDQGDFILPGVFSRQDLIIAVSTCGCSPALTARIKQDLSDIYGPEYALLTELLAAVRKIILPLDLPQKKNREYFRAIVDSEALPLLKQGKSRQLAELLQQILPSDTHNEVQGVVNDLI
- the hemA gene encoding glutamyl-tRNA reductase, with amino-acid sequence MEQRIYLFGLNHKTADVEIREKYALSGFNPREQALINSQGPVGEALILSTCNRVEVLCVGNHDREEVQTRVLATWSNYCGQSQDVLRDHIYVHEGQNAVHHLFSVASSLDSMVLGEPQILGQLKDAYRKAVKEKSAGVIVNRLLHKSFSAAKRIRTETAVSSSAVSISYAAVELAKKIFGELQDQSAMLIGAGEMAELAAMHLLNSGLKTIMVANRTPERARELADKFQGESMCMEKMLDNLHRVDIVISSTGAQSTIINASQIKNILRQRRHRPMFFIDIAVPRDIDPDVNSLDSVYLYDIDDLREVVEENLAGRREEAARAMDIVKEEADKFEQWLQSLDLSPTIVDMLNHGESIARKELKKSLRSLGPDVDEQTRAAMEQLSQSLVKKLYHAPIVFLKRRSREEGSAEKFIDLARRFFNLDDENIPPDTHQNRKRN